Part of the uncultured Cohaesibacter sp. genome is shown below.
GTAGCCGATTTCCTTCGCCGCTATGGATATCCGGACAAAAAAGGCACGCCGGACCGGATCAATTTTGGTGGTGTCTATTCTTGTACCCGCCCGGCCCATGCAGAGACAGGCCTGAAGTTGCGGATGGTCGGCTATGATGCCACCACGTCCAAAATCACGGATATGAATGGCGGAGTAGCCCTTCTCGACCAGAACAACGAGGTTGCTGCACTATGGAAATTCACAGGCATCATAGACCATTGGAACAGAAAGCACGCGCAAGCTGCATATGTTCCTTCCCTGTTTCAAAATCCCCCCCCCGAGTATCGGTTTGGTCCGAGAATCTTGCTTTGCGAAAAGACTGATCTGACACTATTCCTGAGGGCAATTTCAGACGGAGTTGTGTATTACGACCCCGGCATCAAGCTTGAACAGGCCTCATCAGCAAACCCCGTGGCCAAAAAACGTAGCCAGTTCCGTATCAGGCATGGCAACCTGACGCAGATGTATCATCAGCATGAGATTGAAGAACTGGAATTGCGCTAGAAGAAGCTATGCTGCTCACAAAAACAGGCCGCCCGAGAGCGACCTGTTTCAATGGTATTCGAGTTCTGAAAAGACTGGCTTGGCACATCAGCCTCCTGACATGCCAAACTCATCCGCCACACAGTTCAACCCTCTCTGCAGAGCACGGCTTGCATAGGCTCTCGCTTCCCGGCTCACACCGCCATTCTTGAGATCATCCAGAGACACAGCAAAGTCCATCGCCACCACGGACAGGGCCTCGCCATATCCCGCCACCCGGCGCACAATCGCCCAGCCTTCCTTGCCCATTTCCACCTCAACGGCCTTTTGGGCACGGCGCAAGGTTTCAGCGGCTTCCAGCATGTAAATGGCAGGATCGCCAGCCTTGCCACCATCCACGCGAATGCGCGCAGGATCAATGGAGCCAATATTGGCGCCCATGCCCTCAACCGCTCGGCGGACCATATGCGCCGCCTTGTGCTGGGCATCGTCCAGCTTGCCCTGACTGTAGAGATTTTCAATCGGATCACGCACACGCTTTGTGACCCGTTCCATGGAACCATTGCCATCAGGGTTTTCTACCGTCACCCGCGTCAGATCCCGTTCACTGGCCAGCACTGCATTGGTTTCTTCCACCTGTCTGCAAGATGGCTTGCGCATAGCCTTTTCGCGAGCTGCCTTGCTCTCTGCATCAGCCCAATCAAGCATGGAAAGGCTCCTGCTGAATCTGGTCTTTAGGTTCTGGAAACTGTCGATAGACCACACGCGCCCGGGTCTCAATGTCACTGCAGCAAACGCCAAGCCTCTTGGCGATAAGTTCGTAAGGCAGGTCTGACGCCCGCATCCTGAAAAGGTCGGGGTCATAGTCTCCGCGCCGCAGTTCCTTCGCCCTTGCGCGGTAAATCAGGTCTGAGGGCGTTGCCCCCCTTCTTTTGCTCTTCATGTTTTCCCAAGCCTTCTTTTCGATGGTCTTGGGTGAGCCGGTTCCGTTTGTCTTTGCCAGGCGGGCTTTTTGCCTCTTCCCGGTTTTTGCTTCTGGCGCGTGCCGCGTCGTCAGCCTGCTTGTTTCGTTTCAGCCTCATAGCCCGGAGGCCAGCGGGAGCGCTGGAAGCACCCCTCTTTCCGGAGCTCAAAGTTGAAGCTGGAGAAGATCGCCGTCACCCCCTTGTGAGAACTCCAGGCTTCCCATTCCGGTGTGCCCTTCTCGATGAACACAAACTGGCTTGCCTGCTTCTTAAGCGCCGCCTGCTCGTAGCTCTGCCAGCGCTTCTGGCGAATGTAGGTCGTCAAATGTGCCTTTGGCTTGTCCGTCTGAAATGCCTTGGCGTGCTTCAGGGCCAGCCCCTGATCAGCCATGGACAAACGAGCCCAAGGGCGTCTTGCCCGCTCGAAACTGTCGCCCAAAGCCAGGGTCCAACCTTCACAAAGCTTTTCCCAATCCCCATCGATCAGCGAAGCGCCTCCCCCCACCCGGGGGGTTAGGGGGGTATTATTTGTTATATAATCCTTCTTTAGTAAGGTGCGGGTTTTCAGGTCACCTGATGATCTGGTCACCAGATTTTCAGGCTGCTGATCGACGCACGCACCCGTTTCCTGTTCGTTCTGGTCCGGTTCTGTCTTGTTCTCATCAGCAACCGGATTTTCAGGCAGCAGAGTATCTTGTGTTTCATAGGTTTCTATCGGTGTATCGAACACATGATATTGCACGGTCCCAAAGGTGCTTTCGTCCTCGCTGCGCCCCTGTCTGCGCTCAACATATCCCGCAGCGATCAATTCCCGCATGATCCGCTGAAATTTGTCACGCCCAAGCCCGAACCGCTTTTTAAGGTGGCTCTGATTGACCTTCCAGTCTCGCGGGCGAGAAATCAAATAGGTCAGCAGTCCAAGGGCTTCCATGGAAAGCTCTGCATGCTCGAATATCTCATTGCGCAAAACAGTGAAATTCTCTCGCGGTGTCCCTCGATGAATCGTTACCTCATTCATTGGCACCACCATTTAGGCCCGTCTGGCCAGCGCCGGGCGAGACGGTTTTGGACCAGCCATTCGCCAGCATCTACACCGCCAACAGAGACCGTCACCAAAACCCGCCCATAGTATCCGCGACCATAGCTGCGCAGATGAAGCCGCCCGCGCCCCAAAAAGGATCCTAGAGCCTCCGTCGCCTTCTTGGCCAGTCGGCGCTCATTGCGGCACTTGCCGTGCAGCTCAGGCGCGTCCACGTCCTTCAGGCGGAGTTTCTCACCATTGAGCCAGAAGGTGTCCCCATCGACCACGCATGTGACCCGCTTTCCCTGCCCACAGATAGGCATCGCAGCCGCAGGGGTGACCAGACAGAGAGACAGAACCAATAGTGCAGCCTTCATCTTCCAAACCTCCCTTCAACTGCTGCCATAGCCAGCGCATCGACAAACCGGCTACACATTCCCGAAGATAAAAACGCCAGAGCCAGAACCTCTCTGTTGCCAAGCCCGCTTTGCTGATAGCTCAACGTCAGAATCGGACCACATGTTTTGACGATCCGAGGCGCAAGGCAAGAGCGCCACCTCTCGAATGCATCAGAAATGCCATCACAGACGACAAGCTCGCGCTTGTAGGCCTCCTGCCGGAATGGTCGCTCATTTTTCATTGGAACCAGCCCCGCACCGGCGCTAAGGTAACGCGGTTGCTCTTGCTCATCCCAATAGAAAACAGGATCTGCGGCCGCCCACGATCATCGTGCCGACGCTCTTCCTTCCAGTGCTGACCAACGAAACGGGGCTGCTGAGATTGGGACAATTTTCCTTTAGCCATCGTTTTCGACCTCCCGCATCCGCTTGATGTTCCGATTTGCTTTCTCTTCGATTTCAGCAAAGGCGTCCTTGGCGTCGGCGGCTTCCTTCTTGATCGAGCGCCACTCCTCCAGCGTCAGGATGCCGTCTTCTTCGGCTTCAAGGATGGTCTCATGCGCACCGGCGCTCTCCTTGACGCTGCGTTGCATCAGGCAGAGCAGGCTTTCATTCCGCCCCGCGTTCCGTTTCACCAGGTCATAACCCTGCATGTCAGCCAGCCAGGCCGTCAGAGATGGATATCCAAGAAGCACCTCCATCTCCGCCACAATATCAACCGGGATGATCAGAGGATCGCCCTTGTCCTCATAGCGCTTGATCTGGGTTTCAGAAACACGCGTCACTGCGGCCAGGGCCTTGCGCCCCTTGTGGCCCCCATGACGACAAAGGCGCATCAACTGCGCTGTCTTCTCGGAGATTTCCTCGACATCTTCCAGCGAGATCAAACGCTCGCTTCCATCCGGATTCTTGATTGCCGTCATGGGCACCACCGTTGCTTTCTGGCGAGAGCGTGCCGGTGACTGGCACACTCTCGCGTGGGATAAAAGCTCAGGCCCCAAACGGGTAATTTGTGGCCTGAGAGTTGGAGGGAGTCATGCGGAACCGGCTCACCTCAAATCAAAAGGTCCGGCAGAGTGGCGGGAGGACAAAACCAATCCGCCGGACCAGCGCAGGCCTCAGGCCCGCCGCATTCAGAATTTGGTTGATGACTATGCTGCAGAAGCATCTTCCCGCTCCGCCACCGATGGGCGGGGGATACCAGAAGGCCATTCCAGATCACTCGGCCAGTTCGCATCGAAATAGGCCAACGCCGCCTGATAGCGAGCGGTTACGAGATCGCGCCCCGAACGAAGGGCTTCAATCTTTCTGGCGTCCTTGAATAGACGGTTCGAAAGCGTCGCAATGGAGATTCCGCTCGCATTACAAAACTGATCGCTCAAGGCTACGATTTGGTTTGGCATCATCATCATGCCAAACACCATAGGTGTTAAATAACACCATTTCAAGTGTTATTTAACGAGAAGATCATTGGAGTTATTTGGTGTATAACTGCACTATGAGTGAAACACTTGCAGACAGAATCCAAGAGCGCTTAGACGACCTAAGTTTGTCCATAACTGCGGCAGCCGGGCGCGTTGGGAAAAAGAAAGATCTGTTTTACAATTATATTCGCGGTCAGTCGTCTGAACCGCGCAGGGCTACGCTTGCACTCATGGCTCAAGCGCTAGAAACCTATCCAGAATGGCTACTAGAAGGCAAAGGGCCAAAGGAAGCCACCGACCGAGTGGTTCCAACCAATCACGATCATTTCTTTGAGGAACAAGTAACATTGCCACGTCTCGGCACCGTTGCAGCCGGGCTGTGGCGTGAATATCAGAATACCCAGGAGTTACCGGGAGAGCATCGCTCACACATGTCTCCCAACCCAAACTATCCGCTCAACGCGCAATTCACCGTCATGGTCGAGGGGAATTCGATCAACAAGCAATACCCGCATGGCTCAGAACTGCTCTGTGTGGAATTGGCTGGATATGGCACTGGCATTGAAGACCTGAAAAACAATGATCTGGTAATTATTGAGCGCCACCGGGAAGATGACGGCACCTTCGAATACACAGCCAAATATGTCTTCCTGAACTTTGAACTGAACCGGATAGAGTTCCATCCTTGGTCCACAGACCCCCATTACCAGAAGCCGCTTGTTCTACCAGAGCACTACCGCAACGCCCCCGACAAAGAACAGCTCATCCAGGTCAAGGACTATGAATCGGTCTTCGTGAAAGCCATCGTGATTAGCGGCATTGTTCCAGCCAACGCAGCTCGCCCATTTGGATAAACCGACCAAAAACGAACTTTTTGCGATTCATCAATCATTACGTCAACGTTTCCAAGGCACAGACATCACATCACGACTTTAAAAAGTGCTAGAAGGATATGAAAGGGTGCTGTCTGGGGCTTAAGTGTGAGCCTAGATCTTGCACAGTTTATTCGGCGTAGGCAGACGAATGATGAAGCGCTCTGCCTGCCGGCCGCGAGTATACAGCATCCGACAACGCCACTAAGTGTAAATTCTAGCGTCAATCAGCTTTTCAGCATCCAGTACAAAGATAAACTCCTACAATCTTTAAATAGAAATTTTTTTGATACTAATTTTTAAAACCTCAATGTAACTGAAAAAGTTTCTTTGATCCAGTCTTTATCACTTGGTTTCAGAGAATACGATATTGCTTCACGAAGATTTTTCTTTCTGGTGGCAATCAAATTCTCACGAAATAGAGATAGAATTAACAAATTCAAGCCACGGCAAACGCTTTTACTTCTGGTTTCCCACTTCTGCAAATCTTCCACTTTATTGCCAAAAAAACGCGGCTCATCATCGACTGACATTCTAAAAGATACGGCGGATGCATGCACCGCCTTTGAAAGCGTTGCATACTCTTTTTTTATAATGTCTAGACCAAACTTACTTTGAGCAAGGCCCGTATGCTTAGGATGCTTTCCAAAATAATCAATTAACTCCGAAAACTGATTTCTCCGTTGGCCTAACTCCCAAAGCTTCAACTCAACTGGATGATCCATAAAATAGAGGCAATTTAGATAGTTCTCTATCGCGGCGCGAAGGGACTGTAGAGCAGAACGCCATTGCCCTCCCCTAGCCAGCAAATAAGAAACCAGCAAGTCGTTTTGGCCTTCGAGCGCAAACTGAAGAACGGATTTGCTCAGCAGATCTTGAAACAACTCTACCTTCCATGCCTGAAAGGATACCAGACGAGAGTATGACCTCATGTAAACTTCATTGCCAGACAAGCTATCGATACAAGAAATCAACTCATCCCGCCATTTTTGCTCAAACCTAGTCTGGTTTTCACGCACCTCTGGAGTCATGAATTTCCTCTAAGCAGAATGCTGAATGCACTATTCAATCTATTCGATGAGCCACCCTCATCTACAACACTTTCACGTACTCGCTTCATTTCAGATTCATTTTCAGCGAGATAACTCATTATCTTCCCCATAATATTTCTTGAAGAATCTCTTTCATTAAAATTTATCGGAATTTTATGAGCTTCAGCGAACTCAATCCACTCCGCCTTAGAGTATTTAGACAGATGAGCCATAGTAGTAATTCCCATACCCATCTCTTTTCTTTGAATTGAAGACTGAGATTCCATCTTAAGAAGAGAACTTATATTCTTCGTTTCAACATTCGGAGCACTAAGCAATGCTTCCCCTAGGGCAATCAGTTCTCTAGCGAGAGAGTGAGACTTCATATCTACACCTCCATTTTCTTCAGAACTTGTCTACAAATACTTTTGAATTCAGCTTTTGTGGAGGTATCTCCAATTTCAAACACAGACTTCGCCTCCTCAGCTGCCTCGGCCACTTTTACTCTCTCAGTAAGCTGCCCATTAAGAACTTCTCCGGGAAAACCTTCCCTAATCGATTGAATGGTTTCAGATCGCTTCCTTGCAGGTCGCCCCACTCTCGAGAGAACGATTCCTGCCAACTCAATTTCATGATCAAGTTCATCGCAGAAATCTGAAACTCTAGACTTGAGCAAGGCTATTCC
Proteins encoded:
- a CDS encoding helix-turn-helix domain-containing protein; protein product: MNEVTIHRGTPRENFTVLRNEIFEHAELSMEALGLLTYLISRPRDWKVNQSHLKKRFGLGRDKFQRIMRELIAAGYVERRQGRSEDESTFGTVQYHVFDTPIETYETQDTLLPENPVADENKTEPDQNEQETGACVDQQPENLVTRSSGDLKTRTLLKKDYITNNTPLTPRVGGGASLIDGDWEKLCEGWTLALGDSFERARRPWARLSMADQGLALKHAKAFQTDKPKAHLTTYIRQKRWQSYEQAALKKQASQFVFIEKGTPEWEAWSSHKGVTAIFSSFNFELRKEGCFQRSRWPPGYEAETKQAG
- a CDS encoding thermonuclease family protein, producing the protein MKAALLVLSLCLVTPAAAMPICGQGKRVTCVVDGDTFWLNGEKLRLKDVDAPELHGKCRNERRLAKKATEALGSFLGRGRLHLRSYGRGYYGRVLVTVSVGGVDAGEWLVQNRLARRWPDGPKWWCQ